ccctctcccctgatttgcccctccccccccggcccctccccctgcccctgatTGGCTGACCTGatcatctcccctctccctctcccctcattggcccccccccccccggcccctgaTTGGCTGACCTGatcatctcccctctccctctcccctccttggcccctcccccccccggcccctgaTTGGCTGACCTGatcatctcccctctccctctcccctccttggcccctccccccccagcccctgatTGGCTGACCTGatcatctcccctctcctcGGCCTCTTCGTCGTCCAGCAGATCTCCTTCCTCGGCCGAGTCCTCCCCCGGCCCCGCCTCCGCCTTGGCCCCGCCCCCGCCGGCCCcgcccccttcctccttcttgccggccccggccccgccccccagctcctcctctgccttctcagccttctgctctgtggggggagagcaaagggggtggggggagagggggcgGGGTCAGGCGCCGTGGCCAatggcagggcagggccagcagcgAGCCCCTCCCACCCCACCACGCCCCAACGCCCCGGACAGGAAGTGAGGCCTAGAGACAGGAAGTGAGGCCCAGAAGCAGGAAACGAGGCCTAAAACCAAGCAGGAAGTGAGGCCTAGCAGCAGGAAGTGAGGCCTAAAACCAAGCAGGAAATGAGGCCTAGCAGCAGGAAGTGAGGCCTAGAGGCTGGAAATGAGGCCTAAAACCAAGCAGGAAGTGAGGCTTCGAAACAGCAACAGGAAGTCCCACAACAAACCCCTCTTAAGTGAGGCctagcagcaggcagtgaggccCACAACCAGGAAGTGAGGCCTAGAACGAGGAAGTGAAGCCCAGAACCTGGTAACGAGGCCCAGAACCAGGAAGTGAGGCCTAGAACCAGAGATAAAGGCCTAGAGGCAGGAAGTGAGGCCTAAAAGCAAGAAGTGAAGCCCAGAACTAGGAAACAAAGCCTAGAACCTGGCAGCGAGGCCCAGAAGCAGGAACTGAAGCCTAGAGACAGGAAGTGAGACCCAGAACTAGGAAATGAGGCCTAGAAAGAGGAAGTGAGGCCGAGAaccaaagaggaagagaggccTAGAGACAGGAAGTGAGGCCCAGAACCCGGAAGTGAGGCCCAGAACCCGGAAGTGAGGCCCAGAACCCGGAAGTGAGGCCCAGAACCCAAGAGGAAGTGAGGCCCCGAGCCCGGAAGTGAGGCCCGGGGGGGGTGTGACTCACTCTGGTCGCGCTCGAGGCGCTCGAGGCTGTCCAGCAGAGCGTCCACCTTGGCCTTGATCTGCCCAAGCTCCTTCTTGATGCTCTGCAGGTCTCCATCCTTCACTgcgggggggaggaggaagtgacGTCAGCGCCACCGGaagtggggtgggaaggggaggaaatgaGGTGAGAGTGACAGGAAGCGGGGTGGAGGTGACAGGAAGTGAGGTCAGAGGCAGCGGAAGTAAGGTGGGAGGAAAAGGAAGTGGGGTGGGGGAGCAGGAAGTGGAGCGGGAAGGAGGAGAAGCGGagtgggaaggagaggaagtgggGTGGGAACAGGGAAGAAATGAGGTGAGCGACAGGGAGTGGGCGTGACAGTGACAGGAAGTGAGGTCAGCACTATGGGAAGTGGGGTGGGAGGGACCGGAAGTGGGGTGGAACCGGAAGTGGGGTGGACAGGAAGTTGGGGTAGAAGAGGGAGGAAATGAGGCAGGAGCGTCAGGAAGTGGGGCGGGAGTGACAGGAAGTGAGGTCAGAGGCACTGGAAGTGGGGTGGGAGGAACCGGAAGTGGGGTGagaaggacaggaagtggggtgGGGAGGACAGGAAGTTGGGGTAGAAGAGGAAGTGAGGTAGGAGCGGCAGAAAGCAGGGTGGGAGTGACAGGAAGTGAGGTCAGAGGCATCGGAAGTGGGGTGggaaggacaggaagtggggtgggggaaggacaggaagtggggtgggaaggacaggaagtggggtgGGAAGGACAGGAAGTTGGGGTAGAAGAGGGAGGAAATGAGGCAGGAGGGACAGGAAATGGGGTGGGAGTGACAGGAAGTGAGGTCAGAGGCATCGGAAGTGGGGTGGGAAGGACAGGAAGTAGGGTGggaaggacaggaagtggggtgggaaggacaggaagtggggtgggaaggacaggaagtggggtgGGAAGGACAGTAAGTTGGGGTAGAAGAGGGAGGAAATGAGGCAGGAGGGACAGGAAATGGGGTGGGAGTGACAGGAAGTGAGGTCAGAGGCACCAGAAGTGGGGTGAGAGGAACCGGAAATGGGGTGGGAAGGACAGGAAGTTGGGGTAGAAGAGGAAGTGAGGCAGGAGTGAAAGGAAGTGAGGTCAGAGTTGCCGGAAGTGGGGTGGGAGGCACCGGGAGTGGGGGCAGAAGAGGCAGGAAGTGAGGCAGGAGCGGCAGGAAGTGGGGCAGGGGAGGACAGGAAGTGAGGCGGGAGCAGCAGGAAGTGGGGCAGGAGCGGCAGGAAGTGGGGCGGGAGGGCGCGGGAGGCGTTCCCCGGCCGGGCCCCGCCCCCGGGGCGCGGCAGCCAATCAGGTACCTTTGCCGGACTTGGAGGAGGAGCCTCTCTGCCCGGATTTGCTGTTGAAGCTCTTCCCCCTCCGCGTGTTGCTGCCGCCGGAGACTCGCTGCCGCTTGGAGGGCACCACCGGGCGGGGCAGGGGCGGGGGCGGCGGCACCCGGGCGGGGTACGAGTACATCCTAGGGGAggcggcgggggggggcggggtcAGCCACCACGCCCAGCGCCACGCCCCACGGCCCCGCAGAGGGCAAGGGGGAGCGGGGACAGGCCTGGATCTATGGGTCCCGGCCCCTACTTGTGGCTCCCGACTGCCACTTAGGGGTCCCAGCCCCACACTTATGGGTCCCAACTGCCACTTACGGGTCCCAGCCCCACACTTATGGGTCCCAGCCCCACACTTATGGGTCCCAACTGCCACTTACGGGTCCCAGCCCCACACTTATGGGTCCCAACCCCGCACTTATGGCTCCCAACTGCCACTTATGGGTCCCAGCCCCACACTTATGGGTCCCAACTGCCACTTATGGGTCCCAGCCCCACGCTTATGGGTCCCAACTGCCACTTATGGGTCCCAGCCCCACTCTTATGGGTCCCAACTGCCACTTATGGGTCCCAGCCCCACCCTTATTTGTCCCAACTGCCACTTCTGGGTCCCAGCCCCACACTTATTTGTCCCAACTGCCACTTACGGGTCCCAGCCCCACACTTATGGGTCCCAACCCCGCACTTCTGGCTCCCAGCCCCCCACTTATGGGTCCCAGCCCCCCCCCTCCTCACCTGTCATAGTAATCCCTCTGGAAGTCATAGTCGAGGTCGAAGGAAGAtctggagggggagaagaagaagccACAAAAGCCTttcagccctgctggcagggtgggggcCGAGGCCGAGCCCTGGGGCTCAGCCCCACGGAGGCTGCGTGGgtcagggggagggggaaggtgtGGGGCAGACCTGACGAGGGGGGACGGAGAAGGTGGAGCAGCTACTGACCCGTGGTACATCTCGGCCGCCGAGCGCTTCACACCTGCCTTGCCGCGGTTCACCTTCGGCTCGGCCGCCAGGTTGATGTCTGCAggggggcagagagagagagagacgtggggcaggggggtggggaggtgtggggcagagagggggagagacGTGAGGCAGGGAGGTGTGGGGCAGAGAAGCTCAAGGGAGGTCCAAGAAAGCTTCTCAGAGCTCCACAGGACACTGAGGGACCTCAAGAGACCTCCTCAGACCTCCATGGGACCTCCAAGAACCTTCTTCGATCTTGAGGGACCCCAAAGAATCCTCTCCCACCGCCACAAAACATCAAACCACCTCCATCAAACCACCACAAATGCCCTCAGGACCCCTCAGAGCATCCATAACACCTCAAACAACCTCAACAAACCTTCTCCAACCTCCCCAAACTCTTGAAGGACCTCAAAGAACCTTCTCAAACTCTGCCAAACACCAACCAACCtcccccaaaccaccacaaacaccCTTAGGACCCCTCAGAGCATCCATAACACCTCAACAAACCTTCTCCAACCTCCCCAAACTCTTGAAGGACCTCAACAAACCTTCCCCAACTCTTGAAGGACCTCAAAGAACCTTCTCAAACTCCGCCAAACACCAACCAACCTCCCCGAAACCACCATAAATGCCCTcaagacaccttccagcatccaTAACACCTCAAACAACCTCAACAAACCTTCTCCACCCTCCCCAAACTCTTGAAGGACCTCAAAGAACCTtctcaaactggcacaaaacatgaaaccacctccaccaaaccaccacaaacgcCCTcaagacaccttccagcatccaTAGCACCTCCGAGAACCTCAACAAACCTTCTCCAACTCTTGAAGGACCTCAAAGAACCTTCTCAAACCGCCGCCATACACCAACCAACCTCCCCCAAACCACCGCAACTCACCTCAGGACCCCTTCCAGCATCCACAACACCTCCAAGAACCTCAACAAACCTTCTCCAACCTTCCCAAACTCTTGAAGGACCTCAACAAACCTTCCCCAACTCTTGAGGGACCTCAAAGAACCTTCTCAAACCGCCGCCAAACACCAACCAACCTCCCCCAAACCACCGCAACTCCCCTCACGACCCCTCAGAGCATCCATAACACCTCCCACCTCACCCCTCCGAggtccccccagccctgcggAGGACCCCCCCGGCTGCTCACCCAGCACCTGCCCGGCGATCATCCTGCCGTCCTCGCCGGCCACGGCGGCGCGGGCGTTGCGCTCGTTGACGTACTGCACGAAGGCGAAGCCCTTGTGCACCGAGCAGCCCACGATCTTGCCGTACTTGGAGAAGATGGCCTCCACGTCGCTCTTCTTCACCACCAGCGTGTTCAGGTTGCCGATGAACACCCGCGAGTTCATCGACCTGGGGTCCGTCTTGTTGGTCACGTTGCTGgccatggcggcggcggcggcggcgctggcGGCGGCGGCTGGTCTGAGCCCgcggggggggtgtgggggagggtgtggaaaagggggggaagggagggtcgggagaagggagggggtgTGGGTTAGGGTGGTGTGGAGCTCCTCTGGGTGGAGAGAAcctttggagagagagagagagagagaggaggtggtggaggtgtatGGAGAGGGGAGTTGAGGGACGCCTGGAAGAGGTTTGGGACCACCTGCAGGTATCTAAAGGGGGTTTGGGACCACTCAGAGGTGTCTAAAGGCGGGGGAAGGACACCTAGAGGGGGtctgggagcagctggaggtgtctaaaggggggggaaggacaCCTAGAGGGGGtctgggagcagctggaggtgtctaaaGAGGGGGGAAGGACACCTAGAGGGGGtctgggagcagctggaggtgtctaaaGGGGTGGAAGGACACCTAGAGGGGGtctgggagcagctggaggtgtctaaaGGGGGTGGAAGGACACCTAGAGGGGGtctgggagcagctggaggtgtctaaaGGGGTGGAAGGACACCTAGAGGGGGtctgggagcagctggaggtgtctaaaGGGGGTGGAAGGACACCTAGAGGGGGTCTGGAGccacctggaggtgtctaaaggggggggaaggacaCCTAGAGGGGGTCTGGAGccacctggaggtgtctaaaggGGTGGAAGGACACCTAGAGGGTGTTTGGGAccagctggaggtgtctaaaggggggggaaggacaCCTAGAGGGGGTCTGgagccagctggaggtgtctaaaggggggggaaggacaCCTAGAGGGGGTCTGgagccagctggaggtgtctaaaGGGGGTGGAAGGACACCTAGAGGGGGTTTGGGAccagctggaggtgtctaaaGAGGGGGGAAGGACACCTAGAGGGGGTCTGgagccagctggaggtgtctaaaggggggggaaggacaCCTAGAGGGGGTCTGgagccagctggaggtgtctaaaggggggggaaggacaCCTAGAGGGGGtctgggagcagctggaggtgtctaaaggggggggaaggacaCCTAGAGGGGGTCTGGAGCCAGCTGGAGGTAtctaaaggggggggaaggacaCCTAGAGGGGGTCTGGGGccacctggaggtgtctaaaggaggtttgtggccagcagagggcagggcagaggctaaTTAGAGGCtaatgagctgcagctggagcttaATTAGCAGGGCAGGGCCAATTAATGATACTCATTAGTGACCTCTCATTAAGGACCTCCTTAACACCTCTCATTAACGACCTCCTTAATTAACACCCCTCATTAGTGACCTCAATTAACTACTTTCATTAATGACCTCATTAATTAACACCCCTCATTAATGACCTCAATTAACTCCCCTCATTTACGACCTCCTTAATTACTGCCTCATTAATTACCTCCTTAACGCCCCTCATTAATGACCTCAATTAACTCCTCACATTAATAACCTCATTAACACCCCTCATCAATGACCTCCTTAATTAACACCCCTCATTAATGACCTCAATTAACTCCTCACATTAATAACCTCCTTAATTAACACCCCTCATCAATGACCTTAATTAGCTCCTCTCATTAATCACCCCCTTAATTAACACCCCTCGTTAATGACCTCAATTAACACCCCTCATTAACAACCTCCTTAATTACTGCCCCTCATTAATGACCTCAATTAACTCATTAACGACCTCCTTAATTAACGCCCCCTCATTAGCCTATGCTAATTAGTGGCCCTCATTAAAGACCTCCCCACCCAGCAGCGCTAGTTAACGACTCAATGAGCCTCATTAAGAACCCTAATTAGCCTCACTAATTGGCCTCCCTCATTAGTGACCCAATGACCCTCCGCTACAAGCTCCACCCCTCCCAAGCTCCTCCCACTTTTGGCTTCAGTCCCTTTAAAGCCCCTCCCACTATCAGCCACACCCCTCACAAGCCCCTCCCACCTAACCCCCTCCACCACTAAGCTCCTCCCACTTCTGCCACCAAGcccctcccactagaaaagCCCCACCCACCTCCACCCCTAGCCCCGCTTGTGCTAAGCTCCTGCCACCAAGCCCCTCCCACTTCTTCCCCAagcccctcccactccctgccccgcccttccccagcccctcccactTCCGCTTACCGTTGGAAGGGGGtgaggaaaagaagggggaggggaaagggggaggggcGGGGATGTGGGCGGGGCCTCCGGGTGTCACTCAGCGGCGTCCGGAGCAGGGGATTGGTCGAGGCCGGTGGTGAGTGgcagggacaggatgggaggggctggggtgaggaggggaagggagagggggtgGGGCTTCAGCAGGAAGTGGGCGTGGCTAAACCGGAAATGGAGCCAAACCGGAAGTGGGTGGGACTAAACCCGGAAATGAAGGCAAAACAGGAAGTGGAAGGCCTAGACCCAGTTAAGGGGGTGGGGCTAAAACCGGAAGTGGGTTTAAACAGGAAATGGCAGGCCTAGAAGGGGAAGTGGGTGGGGCTAAATGCGGAAGTGGGTGGGGCTTAATGCGGAAGTGATGGCAAACAGGAAATGATGGGCCTGAAACAGGAAGTGGGTGGGAGCTAAACCCGGAAGCGAGGTGAAACAGGAAGTGGAGAGCCTAAAACTGGAAGTGGAGCTAAAAACAGagcccgggggggggggtggggggacacTAAACCCGGAAGTGGGAGGTGCTTAAACCCGGAAGTGGGCAGGAGGAAGGCCTTAAGCAGGGCCTCCTAAAAAGGaagaaaccacaaaaaaaagaaaaaaaaaacccaaaaaataaaaaagtaaaaacaaaaaaaaaaaagttggaaaaaaaaaaaatttaaaaaaaattaaaaaattaaaaaaaaaaattaaaaagtggaggaaaaaaaaaattcaaaaatcataaaaataaaaaacagggaaaaaaaaaacaacaccaaaaaccaacaaaaccccaaaacccaaacaacaacaacagcaaaaatcctgagctttgttttcctttgagggggaggggatgggggcagggggggagatGTTTTTGGGGCTCTGcttgctcctttccccctcctcctcctcctcctcccctcccccctctccctgccccacccCTTGTAGGAAACGCCCCCAAAATGGCTGCTGGGAAGCGCAGGTTGgcagttggggggggggggggaagagtggaagggtggggggggaagaggagaggtggGGCGAGGGGGGGGCGGAGCTTCGTTGTGGCCACGCCCCACCCCTTTATGTCCTTTGGagcagggtgggggaggggagaggagggaaggaaaaaggggagggggggaaaaaagggggggggttAAGGGGCGGGGCTTGGAGGAAAGTGGGTGGGGCTTTTTGGGGTGGGGTTAGGggtcggggtggggggggtggggaggggtttAAACCCAAAAAGGTGGTTGTGGATTGGTTGCTTTTCACTTACGGTCGGCGCCGGCTCGGGgttgggggaggggaaaaaaaatcaaggctgaaaaagaagaaaaaaaaaaaaaaacaaaaaacaaaaaataaaaaaaaacaacaaaaaaaaaaaaaaaaaggcaaaaaaaaaaaaacagaaaaaaaaaaaatttttttagggagaaaaaaaaaaatttctcaaaatatattaaaaaaaaaaaaaaaaaaagggggcgGGGCTGGAGGAAAACGCAGGCCCCgcccccaacccaacccacacCCACCCCCtggcccctcccctgccccacacCTCTCGGCCCGCCCCCGACGAAACCCCGCCCCTGGCGCGCGCCTCCCCTCCCCCGCggcttcccctcccctgcccagtCCACGCCCCCAGGCTGGCTCCGCCCCCGCTGAGTGCCACGCCCCCGCCGGACAAAGCCTCCCAGCTGAACAAGGAgttggggaggagagggagggagaggcgGAGGCAAAATGGCTGCcgttgggggggggtgggggtttgAAAAGAGGGAGGGGTAGAGGCAAAATGGCTGCCGCCCAGGGGAGTGTTGGGGGGAGAGCGTTCAAAATGGCGGCTGAGGTgggtgggggagagggaggaaggggcgGAGGCAAAATGGCTGCCACTGAGgtatgctggggggggggggcggggggggcccATTCAAAATGGCGTCTGAGgttggggggggaaagagggagtGGCGCAGGCAAAATGGCCGCCGCTGCGGGGCGTGCGCGGGGTGCGTTCAAAATGGCGGCCCAGGTAGAGTGGGGGGAGGCAAAATGGCTGCCGTTGAGGTGGGCGTGTGGGGGGAGGGCGCTCAAAATGGCGGCCGAGGGGCAGGGGTGGTGGAGGGGttaaaggggggaggggaggagagggaggggttgaagaggaagaggaggaagcgGGGAGGaagcggggaggaggaggggagagggcgGAGGGGAGAGGGCGGAAGGGAGAGGGCGGAAGGGAGAGGGcggaagggagagggaggaagggagaagggaggaagggagagggaggaagggagagggaggaagggagagggaggaagggagagggaggaaggcaaCAGGAAGtggaaggcagagagaggaagTAGAAGGCCAAGACAGGAAGCGGAAAAGAgctcagggaggaaggggaggggctGAAAGGGGAGGGGCTGAAAGGGGAGGGGCTGAAAGGGGAGGGGCTGAAAGGggaggggctgaaagggagTGGGCGGAGCCAAGCCAGGCATGGCCCAGCCCAAGTTGGCccgggggggaggaggaggaaggggagggaggggttaGAGGCCAGGGGGCGGGGTCTGGGGCCatgtgggcagggctgtgggcggGGCTGTCTCCGCAGAGGGGGAGGGGCTGCGCCtgtggaaggagaagaggatgagaggccccgccccctcccgcccagccccgccccctcccccccatggGGCATGAATgtctccaccccctccccccgccccccccacaagctcctccccttccttctcctcccccccccccacccccccatggGAATGGttgcggggggggggaggggagaggatttTGGGGCTAAAAAGGAGGATTTAGGGTcccaaagagaaaaagaggtgGGGCCAAGAGGGGGAGGAGCCAATGGGAGTTTGGCGCCaaaaggtggtggtgggggggggtgggggtggaggatTTTGGGTTGAAAAGGAGGGATTTTGGGGCGACAAAAATGGCTGATTTGGGTTAAAAATGAGGGGTTTGGGtgaaaggagcagcagaaatCGACACTTTGGGGccgaaggagaggagggagcagcagatTTGGGCTGAAAAAGGGCAAAACCAGAGCAAGTTTTGGCCGTTGAAAAAGGGGAGCTCATTTTGGGGTGAAAACAGAGAGTTTTGGGTCCGGGAGGGTAATAAAATGAGCTCCACTTTGGTGGCAAAAGGCTGCCAAGAGGAaggttgttttttggggttaAAACTCCTCTCTTTGGGAGGTTTctgaccccccccaaaaaaaacctaacTAAGGAGGGGGGATTGAGATTGGGGAGGATTTGGCCCCAAAATTCTGGCGGGAATGGGAAAATTGCTGGTTTTGGCAGCCAaacttttcccctctcctgccccaaaAAGCCGAGCGGGGGATGGAGATTGGGGGGAGGGTCTGGACCCAAAAaggggatggaggaggaggaggaggagatggagcaaTTTGGCCCCCAAAAAGGGAGATTTTGACCCCAAAATTGAGGGGGAAATGGGAAAAAAGcctttggttcttttttttaagAGGCCAAAGTGAGATTTTTGCCTCCTTTTTTATTGCCCCAAAGTTTTTGGGaggaatggaggaaaaaaaaaaaaaaaaaagaaacagaaaatgaaactTTTGAGGGATCTGGCCCCAAAAATTTAGACCCAAAACGATGGAATTTAGACCCAAAAATGAAGGGAATTTagaccccccccaaaaaggGGGAATTTAGACCCCAAAATGGAATTTTCTTGCCGCTTTCAGCCCAAAAACGAGGAGGAAATGAACTCTGTGTGGGAAAATGTAGCTCTGCTTTGATTCCGACAGAGAACTGCCCCAAAATGTccatttctcctctttctgccCCAAAAAGAggtgaggaggggaaggagtcTCCTGCCTGGGAGGGGCGAACGCAGCTGCTGCCATTTTGCCCCCGCCAAgccagggggagaggggggaggggtggggggacaggATTTGCTACTTCTGCCCCAAAATTCAGAGAGAAAAGACAAAATTTCCTACTTCTGTCCCAAAATTCAGAGAGAAAAGACAAAATTTCCTACTTCTGCCCCAAAATGGAAATTTACTGAATTCTACCTCCAAAGTCCCCCAAGAAACACAAAATTTCCTCTTTTCGCCCCAAAAATCCACCAGAAAACACAAAATTTCCACTTTTCACCCCCAAAAATCCACCAGAAAACACAAAATTTCCTCTTTTCGCCCCCAAAAATCCACCAGAAAACACAAAATTTCCTACTTCTGCCTTAAAATTCAGAGAGAAAAGACAAAATTTCCTCTTTTCACCCCCCAAATCCACCAGGAAATACACAATTTCCCATTTCTGCCCCAAAATCCAGACTGAAACATCAAAATTTGCCTTAATCCACCTCCAAAATCTCCTGGAAAGCACAAAATTTCCTCTTTTCACACCAAAAATCCACCAGAAAACACAAAATTTCCTAGTTTCACCCCCAAAAACATCAATTTTGCCCCCAAAACCCCACAATTTCCCCTTTTCACCCCAAAAAGCACTCAGCAAATGCAAATTTGTCTATTCTCACCCCAAAACCCCCTTGAAAAAATCACAATTTTCCCTTTTATCACCCAAAAAACCTCAACCTTTGGCTTAACTCTACCCCAAACCCCACAGGTTTCCTgttttcaccccaaactcacccagaaaaatcaatttctcctccttttgACCCAAAACTCAACCAGAAAATCCAAATTCTCCTCCTCTTGACCCAAAACTCACCCAGAAAACccaatttctcctccttttaACCCAAAACTCACCCAGAAAATccaatttctcctcctcttgacCCAAAACTCACCCAGAAAATccaatttctcctcctcttgacCCAAAACTCACCCAGAAAATccaatttctcctcctcttgacCCAAAACTCACCCAGAAAATccaatttctcctccttttgACCCAAAACTCACCCAGAAAATccaatttctcctcctcttgacCCAAAAATTCAGATTCTGCTTCAATTTTCAACTCCAAAATCCCAGTACCCTCTATTTTCCCCCCAAAAATCCCCCAGAAAACACAAATTTTCCTCTTTCCACCCCAAAAATCCTCCAGAAAACACACAATTTCCTCTTTCCACCCCAAAACCCACTCAGCCACCTCAATTTTCCCTCTTTTGGCCCTAAAACCTCTTTTTgccccaaaacccccaaatcttGCCCCAAAACTCTCAATTCCCCCCCAAAAACCTCCaaattttccttttccctctttttttgctCCCAAAAATGAGGgtttgggggggcagggagggggttggggaCCCTGAGccgctgctgggggctgcctgcAAGGATCCGCCCCCTCCCAGGCCACGCCCACCCACCCTTAGGCCACGCCCGCCCGGTCCCAACCCCTCCCCACGTGTGCTTAAGCTCCTCCCCCTGGCCCCAACCACTTGGGTTTGAGCCCCACCCACAAGACTAAACCCAGCTCTAAGCCCCACCTCCAGGGCTCAAGCTCCACCCCCAAGCCCCTCCCACAAACAGCATAGCTCCACCCCCAAGGCTTAAACTCCACCCACAACCCCCTAACCTCCACCAGGGGGGTTTAAGCTCCACCCTCAGGCCTCTAGTCCCTCCCACAGAGGTCTAAGCTCCACCTCCAAGCCCCTAACTGCCACCCATGAGGGCTGAAGCTCCACCCACAAGCCCCCAAAGCCCCTCCCACACTCACATTTACTTCTCCCACAAGAGCTCCAAGCCACACCTACCACTTAAGCTCCGCCCCCACGGCTTAACCCCCACCCCCAAGGACGTAAGCTCCACTGCCTATGCTTAGACTCCGCCCAACGTGGGGCCtaaaccccacccccacccaccAAGCCCCACCCCAAAGCTTAAAACCCCACCCTCAATGGAGCCTAAGCCCCACCCCTAAAACCACAAACCCCACCCACAAAAGCTCCTAAACCCCTCCCCCTAACCTCTGGCCCCACCTCCCATGAAGCAACACGCAGCTAAGCCCCACCCCAAACCCTCACGCTCCGCCCACACCGCTCCAAACCCCGCCCACTGAAGGTGCCTCACCTAACCATGGGGGCGGGGGAAGGTGTGAGTGGGGAGGGGCTGGTGCCTTAGCCCCCACCCAGTGCCCAAACCCCGCCCACATCGCTCCAATCCCCGCCCACCGAAGGGGCCTAACCTAAccatgggggggggggctgggtgcGGGGGGGGTGGTGTCTTAGCCCTCACCCAGCGCCTAAACCCCGCCCACACTCTCCAAACCCCGCCCACCGAAGGGGCCTAACCTAACCATGAAGGGGGGAGGAGGTGTgagcagggaggggctgggcacCAGGGGGCGGTGCCTTAGCCCCCACCCAGCGCCTAAACCCCGCCCACACCGCCCCAAACCCCGCCCACACTGCTCCAAACCCCGCCCACCGAAGGGGCCTAACCTAACcatggggggggggctgggcgCGTGGGGGGTGGTGCCTT
Above is a genomic segment from Pogoniulus pusillus isolate bPogPus1 unplaced genomic scaffold, bPogPus1.pri scaffold_261_arrow_ctg1, whole genome shotgun sequence containing:
- the HNRNPC gene encoding heterogeneous nuclear ribonucleoproteins C1/C2 isoform X1, giving the protein MASNVTNKTDPRSMNSRVFIGNLNTLVVKKSDVEAIFSKYGKIVGCSVHKGFAFVQYVNERNARAAVAGEDGRMIAGQVLDINLAAEPKVNRGKAGVKRSAAEMYHGSVAAPPSPSPLVRSSFDLDYDFQRDYYDRMYSYPARVPPPPPLPRPVVPSKRQRVSGGSNTRRGKSFNSKSGQRGSSSKSGKVKDGDLQSIKKELGQIKAKVDALLDSLERLERDQKQKAEKAEEELGGGAGAGKKEEGGGAGGGGAKAEAGPGEDSAEEGDLLDDEEAEERGDDQLESLKGDEKEAEEGEDDRDDRDSANGDDEP
- the HNRNPC gene encoding heterogeneous nuclear ribonucleoproteins C1/C2 isoform X2, which produces MASNVTNKTDPRSMNSRVFIGNLNTLVVKKSDVEAIFSKYGKIVGCSVHKGFAFVQYVNERNARAAVAGEDGRMIAGQVLDINLAAEPKVNRGKAGVKRSAAEMYHGSSFDLDYDFQRDYYDRMYSYPARVPPPPPLPRPVVPSKRQRVSGGSNTRRGKSFNSKSGQRGSSSKSGKVKDGDLQSIKKELGQIKAKVDALLDSLERLERDQKQKAEKAEEELGGGAGAGKKEEGGGAGGGGAKAEAGPGEDSAEEGDLLDDEEAEERGDDQLESLKGDEKEAEEGEDDRDDRDSANGDDEP